DNA from Hwangdonia lutea:
TTTAACTTTTGGTAAAAGCAATAAAAAAACTATCTTTAGTGTAATTATTCATATTCAAAAAACCTTCGAAGCTAAAACAAACCCACAATGAAAAAGCTCATACAATGCTTAAGTTTATCGCTGTGCTTTTCTTTATTGATTCACGCACAAAATACCACTATTATTCACGCCGGCACCCTATTGGCAAACCCTGGAAACAAAGCTCAAACCAACAAAAGTATTGTTGTTGAAAACGGTATTATAAAAAGTGTTAAAAATGGTTTTATCAGCGCATCAGATTTGAAGTTACCCGATTCCACCGTGAGCATTATCGATTTAAAAAACAAATTCGTGCTTCCTGGTTTTATCGATATGCACACACACATTACGCAAGAGCGAAATCCAAACAGTAACCCGCATGAATGGACGACGCTTAATGATGAGGATTTTGCTTTTCGGTCTATCCCCTTTCTCAACAAAACGCTCATGGCTGGTTTTACAACCGTTAGAAATTTAGGCGCCGATTATCAGCTTATAAATTCCATTAAAAGATCGATAGCCAGAGGTGATATTAATGGCCCCAGAATTATTGCAGCAACGGGTGCGGTTTCCGCTACTGGCGGACATGGCGATGCGCATGGTTACAGACCTGAAATTGCAAATGCTTTTGAAAAACGAGTTGGTGTTTGTGATGGTGAAGACGATTGCCGAAGAGCCGTTAGAGAACTTGTTAAACAAGGTGCCGATGTTATTAAAATCACGGCAACCGGCGGTGTGTTAAGCAATACTGCGGCTGGTGTTGGACAACAACTTACCGATGAGGAATTAACCGCCATTGTAGAAACCGCCCATGCTTTAGGCAGAAAAGTAGCAGCACACGCCCATGAAGCAGGTGGTATTAATGCCGCTTTAAAAGCAGGGGTAAACTCCATAGAACACGGATCTTATTTGAACGATGAATCTGTGACATTATTTAATAAAACTGGGGCCTATTTAGTACCCACTTTATTGGCAGGCGTTTCTGTTACTGAGGAGTTAAAAGTTAACAAAGATATCCCGCCGGCTATTGCCGATAAAATTCTACAAGTTGGCCCTGTTGTTGAAGCGTCTTTTAAGAGAGCTTTAAAAGGAAACGTGAAAATTGCCTTTGGAACAGATTCTGGTGTAAGCGTTCATGGTACGAATGCCAGAGAGTTTGAACTTATGGTTAAGTATGGCATGGATGAAAATGAAGCCATAAAATCGGCGACTGTTACGGCTTCGGAACTATTGGGTATGTCAGATAAACTGGGAACGATTTCCAGCGGAAAAATTGCAGATATTATTGCTGTTAATGAAAATCCGTTAACCAATATTGCTACCTTAACGCATGTCACCTTTGTTATGAAAGATGGCACCGTTTTTAAAAAATAAAATAATTACAGAAGTATATTCTTGATTTGTGCACAATCCGTATGTAAGGCAATATTATTCCATTATTTCTACATTCAAAGTTTCCAATTCTATTAAACACTTAAATTGCTGGCACTAAAAAAATTATTAATCTTAAAGTTTAATTGAATGTTTTAAATATTATTTATAGTTTTAACCCCGAAATAAACTATTGCAATCATTTTAATAATTCTATTTTTCTAATAACCAAAAATTGGCTTAAAAACTGCTCTCACATTAGCCCCAAACTAATAAAGCAATGCTTAAAAACCTAAAAAACAAAAATGTTCTGCTAGCCTTAGCATCATTTACAATTACAGTTTTAATGGTTTTTGCTGTATGGAATCGGTCTCAAAAAAATGACGACAAATTAGTTAAGGAAAACGTAATTCAAACCGGAAATCTTGTTTCTAAAGAATTCAAAAGTATTGTAAAAGCCGATATTGCGCACCTTCAAAATCTTAAAAACAGAATTGAATTTACAAATGGCGCTTATCTTGAGCATTGGGAAAAAGATGCCAACATGCTGATAAAGCAAAACAAATCCTTTAAATTTCTGGAATGGATTGATAGCAGTATGGTGATAAGAAAAATTAATCCTTTAAAAGGCAATGAGAATGTAATTAATTTGGACATCTCAAAAGTGGAATACCGCAGAGAAGAATGGATTAAACATAGTTTAGATGGCTCAACCAACATAACACAATGGGCAAATTTAACACAGGGCGGCAATGCTTTTTTAGTTGATATTCCGGTTTATTTTCAAGACCGATTTCAAGGCACAATTACGGCGGGCATGGACTTTAAAGAAAACTTTAATAAGTTGGCTGCCAACTTAGAAAATCGATATACCATAAAGTTTTGGGACGATAAAAGCACGCTTTTTTATGAACTAAACGCGCATTACAATTTTAATTCCAAAGATAGTTTTGTGTATAAAGACAGCATATTGGTAGACCCTTTGGATAACCAAAAATGGCTATTAAATGTATCGGCTAATAAAGAACAGATTTTGTCTCAGGCAAAGTTTATTACCAATTTATTTCTTGTTGTCGGCTTAATCTTTTGTGTCTTAATAAGTTTTCTTGTTTACTTTTATTTGAGCGCCAGAGAAAGCACTAAACTTGCTCTTGGTTCCAATGTTAAGTTATCGCAAACCAATAAAAAACTAATTAAAGCGCGCAAAATAGCAGAAAAAGCTTCACAGGCCAAATCGGAGTTTTTATCAAATATGAGCCATGAAATACGCACACCACTTCATGCCATTTTGGGTTTTATTGAACTTTTAAAAAGTAGCAAACTAAATAATACCGATAAGGAATATCTTGACTTAATGAGTAAGTCGTCCAACAATTTATTGAGTATTGTAAATGATATATTGGATTTCGAAAAAATTGAATCTGGACAAATAGAGTTAGCCGAAGTCTGTTTTAATCCTTCAGAAAAAATAAAAGAATTATTGGAAGTTAATCAATTTCTATTTCTCAAAAAGAGACTATATTTAAAAGGAAATTTCAACAACACCCATAATATTAGCGTTATTGGCGACGAAAGCAAACTACTGCAAGTTGTAAGCAATATAATTAAAAACGGACTGAAATTTACAAACTCTGGTGGCGTAACCCTTACCTACAACGAAGCCATAGTTAATACAAACCAACTAAGAATAAATATATCTATTCAAGATTCAGGTATTGGTATACCCAAAAACAAACTTGACACCATTTTCGAAAGATTTACCCAAGTTGAAAACAGTATAAAAAAACAATTTGAAGGCAGCGGTTTAGGCTTGGCCATTAGCAAAATTTTTATTGAGATGATGGGCGGTAAAATAGCCGTTAGCAGTGTTCCGGATGTGGGCACTAATTTTGAATTTGATGTCACTTTTCCTATAGCAAAAGAAGAAAACCAACAATTAACTGGTTACAGTTTAAAAAATGTTGCTTTATCGGATTTGAGCGTTCTTATTGTTGATGATAATAACCTAAATATCATAGTGCTTAAAAAATTTCTTGAAGATTTAGGCATAAATTCTGATGCTGCAAAAAACGGAAAAATTGCGTTAGAAAAATTTAAAACAAAAAAATACCAACTTGTTTTTATGGACATTCACATGCCTGTAATGGACGGATGGGAAGCTACCACAGAGATTAGAAAACTCGACAAAGAGGTTGTTATTTTTGGCTTATCGGCAAATGTTACCAAAGAAGCCATAGATAAAGCCTTGGAAAACGGCATGAACAACTACATATCCAAACCTTTTAAAAAAGAAAACATTTACAATCTGTTAAACTTTCATTTTAGCACTAAATAAATTAAGGAAGCACTTTGTGTATTGCTTTATGATAAGCCTCAAACTCAATCAAATTATTATGGGCGCCACCATCAATGGTAATAAATTCTAAATTTTCTTTATTCAATTTTAAAAGTTTTTCAGCTGAAGTAATAGGCACAATCCCATCATCGGTACCGTGTAATATGGTTATCGGACTACTTGTTTTCTGCAGGTATTGATGCGTTGGCAACTTATATTTTAACAAGGTTTCAACAGGCAACACCGGAAATCTGGTTTTTGCCACATCGGTAATGCTGTAGTACGGCGTTTCTAAAATGAGTTGATTGGGTTTGTTTTTTGATGCCAAATATGCGGCTATTCCTGTGCCTAAAGACCTGCCGTAAAGTGTAATGTCGTTTTCCGCATAGCGCTCTTTTAAATAATTATAAGCATACTGCGAATCATTATACAACGCCTTTTCGCTTAACTTTCCAGTGCTTTTTCCGTATGTTCGGTAATCTATTATTAACACATCGTATTGCTTTTCAACAAAATATTCGGCTATAAAGCCCCAACGCGATAAATCGCCTGCATTCCCATGGAAATACAAAATAACACCTTTTGGGTTTTCAGTTTTAAAATTAATGGCATTAATAACGGCATCGTCATCCGTTTTTAAAAACAACTCTTCAAAAGGTTTCGAAAATTGAAATATGTAATCCTGTTCTAAAACAGTAGGAAAAAATAGCATTTTTTCTTGTAAAAAATATAATAGAGAACCAACCATAATATAGATGCTTAGTAGGATTAAAACTGCTTTTTTAAACTTTTGTTTTAGTGGGTTTCGAACTGTGTTTAACATGAATGCTTGTGGTTGATAAATCGATGTCGAATGATTTTTGGTGGAGTATATTGTGAATCATTTTATGATACGATTCAAATGTATTTAAGTTTTTATGACCGCCACCAATCACCGAATGTAACTTGGTTAATTTAGGATTGACCTTCGATAATTTTATACTGGTTTTATACGGAATTAGTTTATCGTTTGTGCCATGAATAATATGAATGGGACATTGTACATATTTTAGCCACTTGTAGGTTGGCAAGGGGTATTTCATTAAAATACTAAAGGGCATAAAGGGTGCATAACGTGCAGCGACCTTGGTTAAACTGTAATAGGGCGCATCTAAAATAAGCATTTTAGGATTGTTCATTGACGCTAATTTTGCTGCGAAACCAGAGCCTAACGAGCGTCCGTAAAGTATAATTCTATCTTCGGTGGTGCGTTCTTTTATTTTATTGTACACCACTTGCAAATCGCGCTTTATGGCTTTTTGCGAGCGTCTGCCCGTGCTTTTACCGAAACCTCGATAATCCACCATTAAAACATTGTAGTTGTGTCGGGTAAAATCTACCGCGAATTTGCCCCAACCTTTTATGCTTTTCGAGTTTCCTTTTAGGTACAAAACAATGCCTTTTGGTTTACCTTTGGGCTTAAAAAGAATGCCGTTTATAACCGCACCATCGCGGGTTTCAAGGTTGTGTTCTTCAAAATCTTGGTTTTCGTAATTAAACTGAAAATCTGCAGGAAGTTTTTCAGGCTTAAACAGCATATAATCTTGCAAATAGTACAACGCAATACTTATTGCAATATAAATGATCAAGACAATTATAAGCGTATGTAACCAATAAGGCATGCCAAAATTCCGTTAGATTACTAATATACAATAAATCGTTCTATTGATTATTGTTCTCTTTTTCAACATAATCTTTAATAGATATATCATTGATTACAACATCATTTAACACCGCTTCGCCATTTTTAACATACACCAAAGCATAGGTTGTGTTTTGAATGGTATCGCGCTGATTATTTCTTACGGCAACCTCGGCATCATAAGCTTTGGTTTCTTTCATATAATACCGATTAAATGGCAGATTGAAATTTAGTTTTTGTTCGGCTTTATTGTACCACCACACGTTGCCGACTATATAATCTTTATCTGAATTTAAAGGTGTTTTACTGACTTGGTTTATTTTTGCAAAACCCAAACTATCGGTTTCTAAATACAGGTAAACTTTATCTTGTCGCTCCCAAATTGAATCGGTTGTAATAAAGGTATTTTGCTCATAATTTAGATTGATATATTTACCTCTATACGGATCGCTGGGATCTACAGGCTGTGTTTTAAATTTATAGGCAGTGCCCGTTTTTATGATTGATTCTTGGTTAAAAATCATTTGTGCAGGCACGAAGAGCTGTGCTATTGCGACAACTATAAATAGTATGAATATGTGTATGGTTTTCATGGTGTATTATCTTTAATCTTTATACTTATTAATAATTCCAAAATCAAAAGGCGTCCAAAAACAGCTTTTTAAACCACTTGTTTTAAGCGCTGAATTCGCCCAAGAATTACAGGTTTTTACAATGGAATAACTCCCTTTGGCTTTATAAAAATCATCATTAAAAGCATAGCCTTTATTTTCTAAAATGATTTTATTTCCGTGGTTATCAAACTGAAAAGTTTTTAAAATATAGGTGTTGAGTTTAGATAATTGCTTTTCATTCAGATTAACAACCGTCCATTTTGGATTTTTCCGCGAATGTCGTGTTAAATGAATCAAGGCGTTGCCCTTTAAAAACATCGCACTAAAAGCGGTTTTAAAGGTCAAATCATTCCATGTTGGCGTATTCAAATAAAAATTTTCGTCGCCCCAACCAAACGATAAGTATTTTTCATCCTTCATTTTAAGTCCTTTTTTTAAGGCATCGTCAACCTCGTTTACAGGAATTACAATATCTAAATGAACGCCGTTGGTGTTTAAATAAATCGTCTTTCCGGAATTCAAACCAACTTCACCTTTATTTACGGTAATTGATGTTAACACCAATGAAATCAAAAGATACACTACGGGAAATGCTAAAACCCATAAAATAAATTTAAGTATGTTCTTTAATAGCGTCATCATTTAATTTGTTTTGATTTTTGTCTTTTAAGCATTAAATAATTAGTTAAAAAGAAGCCCACGCCAACACTTACAAACAACAAGCCTCGAATAACAAAACTCATGTTCGTATCGAAAAAACGACACACAATAAGTGCGGTTATTATTAACAAACCATAATTTAAAATCCCAAAATGAAGTTTGTCGGCGCCAATTTTTATAACAATAATTCCTAAAGCCAAAATGAGCAGATTAATTAATATGATAGAAATGAAATTACCGGATAGTCCCATAAAAAAGATGACCGTAAAAATGATGAATACGTATTGAAATAGGTTGAAATTTTGAATCCATTTTTTTGAATACGAATAGATTAAAACACCCAAGGTTATTACAAAAAGGATTACGGACACATAAAACCCTTGAGAGCCCAATGCCATATCGTGCCTTAAAATATCTTGCCACAGCCATTCAAAACTGGTTAATAACAACATGTAAACGGTTCCTAAAGATCCTAAAATTAAGTACCCGTTTCGTCTTAATTTTTGATTATCGAAATATGGCAGTTTCCCGATATTATATAACAATCCGAATAAAATAACATACATTAAAAACCCGAATTCTCCGTTACCATCAACAAAAGTTCCCAAAACAATAACACCGCTTAAAGGCAAAAGCCAATTAAAAATGGAAGTGATATTGTTCGTTTTCTTTTCTTTAAGTAATTTAAAATAATGTGGCAGAAGTACAGCGACCAATAGCAAGTAAATCCATGGCGTTTGGTTGCCATCAAAATATCCAAAAGCACAGGCGTAATTGGTTGCAAAAACAATATGTAAAACAGCTAAGACATGAGATTTTAACAGGTAAATTAATGGTGCGCAAAGCAGAACCCAAGTAAGCGTATAGTTGCTAAAATTTCCCGGAATATTGTAAATCTGGCTTACCAATGCCATACTTGCACCAACCGCAAAAAACAAGAATACACCCGAGGCCTCTTTCCAAGTGGCGCTTTTCTTTTTTAAAATGGAATAGCCTACAAAAAACTGCCCGATAAGCAATGGCGCAAAAGCGAACATGGTTTTTATGCCTCTGGAAAAGTGATCCCAATTATGTGCGAGAATTAAAATAATGCCAAGGCCGACCAACGTGGAGCCCAATATGGCAAACACCGTAAATAATCGGTTTGGTGAATCTACTTTTTTGGACTTGTAATAGGTTTCGATGTTGGCAGCTACTTCTGTTGAAACAACCTGGGCTTCAACAAGTTCGTTTATATCGTTTTGGATTTTTGAATTCATAATTATTCATTTAAAAAACTGATGGTAATTTAGCTATAATCAAACTTCCGAAAGCTAATATCGTTGTAATTAAAGATACCGTTAAGGTATAAAATGCGTACGATCTTACTTTGAATTTTATTCTAATAAATTGCTTTAATGATAAAAACAATAGTATAGGTTGAGCTACAATACTAGGTATGGTAAGCAATTCTTGAAAAACACCTATGAGTACAAATGTCATTTTAAAAACCGTTGCATTAAGGTAAATAAAAAGTAAAAACAGCGATGTTATTATACTTGTGTAAAACATTGTTTTGCCACTAGTTGTTAATCGTTTCTCAGAAAATTCCTTTAATTCTTTAGTGAGTTTAGGTTTCATTTTTAAAATTTTTAAAACCTCGCAGGCATAAACCACGAGGTTTTGGGTTAACTAACCAACCATCAAAACAAGCCTTTGTTCTTTTGTTTTGATTAAAAGACCTGTCAGGTTTTGAAAACCTGACAGGTCTGAAAAAAAAATTTCATTCCTTAATTGGCAGATTTCTTTTATTTACTACAAACTCAAATTATAGTTATTTTTCCTCATCACAACTTCTATCAATATACTGCACATCCCGTGTATTTTTTTGCACCGCAATAGCAGCAAATAAACTCAACAGAAAAGACATGCCGTAAAAGCCTTTTTCGCTCAAAATCAAATCGGCATTCCATAGTCCGATAACCAGCAACACGATAGACGTTACCGTTGTAAACCAACTGATGCTATAGTAAATATCGGTTACGGGAATGTCCTCTAACTTATCGCGCACCGCTTTTTGCACTGAAATAACAGAGAATAAACCAAACAATAAAATGGTGAAATAATAGCCTTTTTCGTTCAGCTGCATGTCGGCATTCCACAGGCCAATGCAATACGAGGTCATGCCTATTAGCAAGGCACTCCAAGAGGCACCAATAAAAGCTGCTGTTGGTTTCTGGTCGTAAATTTTAACTTCTTTTTTAGTGTCTGATTTTTTAGATTTTTTATCTAAAGACACCGTTGTTTCATAATTCATAATTATTGTTTTAATGATTACCACACAAAACTCCGAAACTTCAAGAACACGTGAAATACAATTTTTGACTAAAACTGACGATATATTATTTGCAATTCTTCACATAATCACTATATTTAGTAATATTTAAAATTATATAATGACGATTAAATGAATGATTTAAACACCATTATCTCTACTTTTTCCAACGAAGACCAACAGCGTTTTATAGCCTATTTGGAAAAAAAGAACAAACGCAACGACACTAAAAACGTTCAGTTATTTAGGTATTTGGCAAATGACGATTTAAACTCGGAAACTCTGTGTTTTAAACTTTATGGCACCAGTAAAAAGGGAGCGTATCACGCATTGAGAAAACGTTTGTATCAATCTGTAATCGAATTTATCGCCAATGCGAGTTTACAAGATGAAAAAGCCATCGATATGCAAATTATTAAATACATATTGGCATCGCGCACTTGTTTGCAGCACAAACAGTACAAGGTGGCTTATAAAATTTTAGACAAAGCTGAAATGTTAGCCATCGAGCATCATCTGTTTCCGTTGTTAAACGAAATTTACCACACCAAAATCCAATATGCGTACGCGCATCCTTCCGCAGATATTAATCAGCTTATTTCAAAATTTAAAAGCAATCAAAAAAACCATCAACTGGAAGACCAGCTGAATATAGTTTATGCAAAAATCCGGCAAACGCTTAACAACATGACTTTTAAAGGTGATGTGGTGGATTTTCAAACCATTTTAAACCACACCTTAAAGGAACACCAGATTAGTTTAACCGATGCGATGTCGTTTAAATCATTGTATCAATTGGTCGCCATTAACAGCTATTCGGCCTTTGTAACCAACGATTACTTAAAAATAGAACCTTTTTTAATCAACACATATCAATCTATAATTGCTCACAAAGACCGTGAAAAACAGTTGTATTATCATATTCAAATTCTTTATTTTATAGCCAATACCTTATTCCGAAATAAAAAATTCGACGCATCAATGCAGTATTTGGAATTAATGCACGAACACATGAATGAGAAACAAAAAAAACACTACAATTCCTTCAGGCTGAAATACCATTTGCTTCTAAGCCTAAATTTAAACTATACCAACAAAGCCGATGAAGCCGTAGAAACATTATCACCGCTGGCAACGATTAAGCATACCGACATGGAAACACTACTGGATATTAGGCTAAGTTTAATCATGTTTTACTTTCAAAAAAACGAATTGAAAAAAGCATACACACTTTTTTCTAAATTTTATCACACAGATAATTGGTACACCGAAAAAGCTGGAAAAGACTGGGTCATTAAAAAGCATTTGATTGAAATTTTATTACATATCGAATTAAAAAACATCGACTTGGTAGAATCGCGGTTATTGAGTTTTAAAAGAAATCACAGCCATTATTTGAAAAGCATTAATCAACAGCGCGTGCTAACTTATTTAAGTCTGGTTGAAGATTGT
Protein-coding regions in this window:
- a CDS encoding DUF2459 domain-containing protein — translated: MMTLLKNILKFILWVLAFPVVYLLISLVLTSITVNKGEVGLNSGKTIYLNTNGVHLDIVIPVNEVDDALKKGLKMKDEKYLSFGWGDENFYLNTPTWNDLTFKTAFSAMFLKGNALIHLTRHSRKNPKWTVVNLNEKQLSKLNTYILKTFQFDNHGNKIILENKGYAFNDDFYKAKGSYSIVKTCNSWANSALKTSGLKSCFWTPFDFGIINKYKD
- a CDS encoding alpha/beta hydrolase: MLFFPTVLEQDYIFQFSKPFEELFLKTDDDAVINAINFKTENPKGVILYFHGNAGDLSRWGFIAEYFVEKQYDVLIIDYRTYGKSTGKLSEKALYNDSQYAYNYLKERYAENDITLYGRSLGTGIAAYLASKNKPNQLILETPYYSITDVAKTRFPVLPVETLLKYKLPTHQYLQKTSSPITILHGTDDGIVPITSAEKLLKLNKENLEFITIDGGAHNNLIEFEAYHKAIHKVLP
- a CDS encoding metal-dependent hydrolase family protein, whose amino-acid sequence is MKKLIQCLSLSLCFSLLIHAQNTTIIHAGTLLANPGNKAQTNKSIVVENGIIKSVKNGFISASDLKLPDSTVSIIDLKNKFVLPGFIDMHTHITQERNPNSNPHEWTTLNDEDFAFRSIPFLNKTLMAGFTTVRNLGADYQLINSIKRSIARGDINGPRIIAATGAVSATGGHGDAHGYRPEIANAFEKRVGVCDGEDDCRRAVRELVKQGADVIKITATGGVLSNTAAGVGQQLTDEELTAIVETAHALGRKVAAHAHEAGGINAALKAGVNSIEHGSYLNDESVTLFNKTGAYLVPTLLAGVSVTEELKVNKDIPPAIADKILQVGPVVEASFKRALKGNVKIAFGTDSGVSVHGTNAREFELMVKYGMDENEAIKSATVTASELLGMSDKLGTISSGKIADIIAVNENPLTNIATLTHVTFVMKDGTVFKK
- the yiaA gene encoding inner membrane protein YiaA, producing MNYETTVSLDKKSKKSDTKKEVKIYDQKPTAAFIGASWSALLIGMTSYCIGLWNADMQLNEKGYYFTILLFGLFSVISVQKAVRDKLEDIPVTDIYYSISWFTTVTSIVLLVIGLWNADLILSEKGFYGMSFLLSLFAAIAVQKNTRDVQYIDRSCDEEK
- a CDS encoding DUF2157 domain-containing protein — protein: MNSKIQNDINELVEAQVVSTEVAANIETYYKSKKVDSPNRLFTVFAILGSTLVGLGIILILAHNWDHFSRGIKTMFAFAPLLIGQFFVGYSILKKKSATWKEASGVFLFFAVGASMALVSQIYNIPGNFSNYTLTWVLLCAPLIYLLKSHVLAVLHIVFATNYACAFGYFDGNQTPWIYLLLVAVLLPHYFKLLKEKKTNNITSIFNWLLPLSGVIVLGTFVDGNGEFGFLMYVILFGLLYNIGKLPYFDNQKLRRNGYLILGSLGTVYMLLLTSFEWLWQDILRHDMALGSQGFYVSVILFVITLGVLIYSYSKKWIQNFNLFQYVFIIFTVIFFMGLSGNFISIILINLLILALGIIVIKIGADKLHFGILNYGLLIITALIVCRFFDTNMSFVIRGLLFVSVGVGFFLTNYLMLKRQKSKQIK
- a CDS encoding response regulator produces the protein MLKNLKNKNVLLALASFTITVLMVFAVWNRSQKNDDKLVKENVIQTGNLVSKEFKSIVKADIAHLQNLKNRIEFTNGAYLEHWEKDANMLIKQNKSFKFLEWIDSSMVIRKINPLKGNENVINLDISKVEYRREEWIKHSLDGSTNITQWANLTQGGNAFLVDIPVYFQDRFQGTITAGMDFKENFNKLAANLENRYTIKFWDDKSTLFYELNAHYNFNSKDSFVYKDSILVDPLDNQKWLLNVSANKEQILSQAKFITNLFLVVGLIFCVLISFLVYFYLSARESTKLALGSNVKLSQTNKKLIKARKIAEKASQAKSEFLSNMSHEIRTPLHAILGFIELLKSSKLNNTDKEYLDLMSKSSNNLLSIVNDILDFEKIESGQIELAEVCFNPSEKIKELLEVNQFLFLKKRLYLKGNFNNTHNISVIGDESKLLQVVSNIIKNGLKFTNSGGVTLTYNEAIVNTNQLRINISIQDSGIGIPKNKLDTIFERFTQVENSIKKQFEGSGLGLAISKIFIEMMGGKIAVSSVPDVGTNFEFDVTFPIAKEENQQLTGYSLKNVALSDLSVLIVDDNNLNIIVLKKFLEDLGINSDAAKNGKIALEKFKTKKYQLVFMDIHMPVMDGWEATTEIRKLDKEVVIFGLSANVTKEAIDKALENGMNNYISKPFKKENIYNLLNFHFSTK
- a CDS encoding alpha/beta hydrolase; amino-acid sequence: MPYWLHTLIIVLIIYIAISIALYYLQDYMLFKPEKLPADFQFNYENQDFEEHNLETRDGAVINGILFKPKGKPKGIVLYLKGNSKSIKGWGKFAVDFTRHNYNVLMVDYRGFGKSTGRRSQKAIKRDLQVVYNKIKERTTEDRIILYGRSLGSGFAAKLASMNNPKMLILDAPYYSLTKVAARYAPFMPFSILMKYPLPTYKWLKYVQCPIHIIHGTNDKLIPYKTSIKLSKVNPKLTKLHSVIGGGHKNLNTFESYHKMIHNILHQKSFDIDLSTTSIHVKHSSKPTKTKV
- a CDS encoding GDYXXLXY domain-containing protein → MKTIHIFILFIVVAIAQLFVPAQMIFNQESIIKTGTAYKFKTQPVDPSDPYRGKYINLNYEQNTFITTDSIWERQDKVYLYLETDSLGFAKINQVSKTPLNSDKDYIVGNVWWYNKAEQKLNFNLPFNRYYMKETKAYDAEVAVRNNQRDTIQNTTYALVYVKNGEAVLNDVVINDISIKDYVEKENNNQ